The Peribacillus simplex genome contains a region encoding:
- a CDS encoding GntR family transcriptional regulator encodes MIDKNSPLPIYFQIEEQIKRQIENGEFQAHNALPSEREYAEQFEISRMTVRQAINNLVNDGYLYRQKGRGTFVADKKLEQQLNGLTSFTEDMKARGLNPSSKLLSFEIIPADKKIASELHISLYAPVYEIKRIRLADDVPMALETVYMSANLIKGLTEEIINLSLYQYVENYVKLKIDYATQTLESSIASELEVTHLAIPKHSPILFIQRHTFLMDGTPLEYVKSAYRADRYKFTITISR; translated from the coding sequence ATGATTGATAAAAACTCACCTCTTCCGATTTATTTTCAAATCGAAGAACAAATAAAAAGACAAATAGAAAACGGTGAGTTCCAAGCGCACAATGCCCTTCCATCTGAACGTGAATATGCCGAGCAATTCGAAATTAGCCGGATGACCGTCCGGCAAGCCATAAATAATTTAGTGAATGACGGATACTTATACCGTCAAAAAGGAAGGGGAACCTTTGTCGCCGATAAGAAATTGGAGCAGCAGCTCAATGGGTTGACCAGCTTCACCGAGGATATGAAAGCCAGGGGATTAAATCCAAGCAGTAAGCTGCTGAGCTTTGAAATCATTCCGGCTGATAAGAAGATTGCCAGTGAATTGCACATTTCCCTTTATGCTCCCGTTTATGAAATAAAACGCATTCGGTTGGCTGATGATGTTCCAATGGCGCTCGAGACCGTGTACATGTCTGCCAATTTAATTAAAGGATTAACGGAAGAAATCATTAACCTCTCCCTTTACCAATATGTGGAGAATTACGTTAAACTTAAAATAGACTATGCTACACAAACTTTGGAATCATCGATTGCTTCTGAATTAGAAGTCACCCATTTAGCGATTCCTAAGCACTCACCCATACTATTCATTCAAAGGCATACGTTCCTAATGGATGGAACTCCCCTTGAATATGTTAAATCGGCATATCGTGCGGACAGGTATAAGTTCACTATCACTATAAGCAGATAA
- the nagB gene encoding glucosamine-6-phosphate deaminase, whose translation MKIIQVQGYMEMSRTAAEIVIGKVKGNPNIKLGLATGGTPKGMYDNLIEDHVNNHTSYENVTSFNLDEYIGLKPNDPNSYHYYMNDSLFTHININKERTHLPNGTADDTNGECKRYDEMIDSVGGIDLQILGIGQNGHIGFNEPGTSFTSGTHVVTLEDSTRQANARYFDSIDEVPTHAVTMGISTIMKSKEILLLISGEEKAETLKKLMHGDISEDFPASILKKHNSVTIIADQKALSGVIIP comes from the coding sequence ATGAAGATCATACAGGTGCAGGGCTACATGGAAATGAGCCGGACAGCTGCAGAAATAGTGATTGGAAAAGTCAAAGGGAATCCAAATATCAAATTGGGCCTTGCTACAGGCGGCACCCCAAAAGGAATGTACGATAATTTGATTGAAGACCATGTGAATAATCATACTTCTTATGAAAATGTAACATCTTTTAATCTTGATGAGTATATCGGCTTAAAACCAAATGATCCAAACAGTTACCATTATTATATGAATGACTCCTTATTCACTCACATCAATATAAATAAAGAGCGTACTCACCTGCCAAATGGCACAGCCGATGATACCAACGGAGAATGTAAACGGTATGACGAAATGATTGATTCCGTGGGAGGGATCGATCTTCAGATACTTGGTATTGGGCAAAATGGCCATATTGGTTTTAATGAACCTGGAACTTCATTCACATCGGGTACACATGTCGTGACACTTGAAGATTCAACGCGCCAAGCGAATGCACGTTATTTCGATTCCATAGACGAAGTTCCTACACATGCCGTTACGATGGGCATTTCAACCATCATGAAAAGCAAGGAAATTCTGCTGCTGATATCTGGTGAAGAAAAAGCCGAAACCTTGAAGAAATTGATGCACGGTGACATTTCCGAGGACTTCCCTGCATCTATCCTAAAAAAACATAATAGTGTTACAATTATCGCAGACCAAAAAGCGTTATCCGGAGTGATAATACCCTAA
- the nagA gene encoding N-acetylglucosamine-6-phosphate deacetylase codes for MKTFIINNLIVHGEKETYKNGYIKVVDGKIAEVGPVSHYKQEDDAKVITLSPDYQVIPGAIDIHIHGASNSDAMDATHEALSTMAETLPKEGTTSFLATTMTQSTEAIESALLNAGKYIENQTEEHAEIVGIHLEGPFISPARKGAQPEDYIIDPDVTLFKKWQEMAENQIKLVTLAPEQPNGLDLAAHLRGTGVVASIGHSDATYDQIDEAIQAGTTHVTHLYNGMRGLHHREPGVLGAAYLRDELYVELIADGIHCRPEMVKLAYNQITSERMILITDSLRAKWLEKGTYDLGGQPVYVNETKATLSDGTLAGSILKMNDAIKNTLEYTDCSMTDIIKMTAENPAKQLRIFDRKGSIQVGKDADLVILNDRLDVEMTFCRGNLAFKKENV; via the coding sequence ATGAAAACATTCATTATTAATAATCTAATAGTTCATGGCGAAAAGGAAACATACAAAAATGGGTATATTAAAGTCGTGGATGGAAAAATTGCCGAGGTTGGTCCAGTCAGCCATTACAAACAGGAAGATGATGCAAAGGTCATTACTCTTTCACCGGATTATCAGGTAATTCCCGGTGCCATCGACATTCATATTCACGGGGCATCTAATTCCGATGCAATGGATGCCACACATGAAGCATTATCAACAATGGCGGAGACTCTTCCCAAAGAAGGAACCACGAGCTTTCTGGCCACTACAATGACTCAATCTACCGAAGCCATTGAATCAGCACTTCTTAATGCTGGTAAATATATTGAAAATCAAACGGAAGAACACGCTGAAATAGTTGGGATTCATTTAGAAGGTCCTTTCATTTCACCAGCCCGTAAAGGAGCGCAGCCTGAGGATTATATCATTGATCCTGATGTCACTCTATTTAAAAAGTGGCAGGAAATGGCCGAAAATCAAATCAAGCTTGTAACGCTTGCTCCTGAACAACCAAATGGATTAGATCTAGCCGCCCACTTAAGGGGAACTGGCGTCGTAGCCTCCATTGGACATTCAGATGCAACATATGACCAAATAGATGAAGCAATCCAGGCAGGTACTACCCACGTTACACATCTTTATAATGGGATGCGGGGACTCCATCACCGCGAACCTGGTGTTTTGGGAGCTGCTTATCTACGAGACGAGCTATATGTTGAACTTATTGCTGACGGCATTCACTGCAGGCCGGAAATGGTGAAGCTGGCATATAACCAAATTACAAGTGAACGCATGATCTTGATAACGGACTCGCTTCGTGCCAAATGGCTTGAAAAGGGAACCTATGATTTAGGTGGTCAGCCTGTGTATGTGAACGAAACGAAAGCAACGCTTTCAGACGGTACACTAGCCGGCAGTATATTGAAAATGAACGATGCCATCAAGAACACATTGGAATATACCGATTGTTCCATGACTGACATTATAAAAATGACGGCAGAAAACCCTGCCAAACAGCTTCGGATTTTTGACAGAAAAGGAAGCATCCAGGTTGGTAAAGACGCCGACCTTGTAATATTGAATGACCGCTTGGACGTTGAAATGACGTTCTGCAGAGGAAATTTAGCTTTTAAAAAGGAGAATGTATAA